Proteins co-encoded in one Brassica rapa cultivar Chiifu-401-42 chromosome A02, CAAS_Brap_v3.01, whole genome shotgun sequence genomic window:
- the LOC108870746 gene encoding hornerin-like, producing the protein MHVYLARYRLHNSFIKSPSLPITKQQPSNQKHMREEEHQNELVQTPSQRAENCFRCNVFAFLTPLLEVIKVVAAPVASVIFIGFAGIILAGLAVALAVSAPLLIIFSPVLVPAATIATTLGTGVAFAVTSVALIIWLTKHRMGVKPEHNPPPRGAPPTRSSSSRTGSSSSRSKGKHLVKDILKKIIKSKIKSILKGKNSSSVKEDSSMNRIKSTEKSHGNSSDGQKSPVNKISPNRENSCTCESLPKNESKHAGKNPPMSESSSSAGSSSRGGNSPGEKKTPKNESKHKGKNTKVKSKTKSKLKNKIGSSGGESSPSGEISPGSGNSSSNTSSPKDVSKHNGKKNIIDKVKSKIKSKLNGKNSSSGGGGSQRSEGSPSGINTPVSGNSSNSANSPKNTGKHKNKSTIVDKLKSKIKSKLKGKSGPPSGGSSSMSRGSPSGGSLPGQENLSSGGSSPKDGGKKSIIDKVKSKIKSKLKGKNSSSGGGSSQMSESSPSGESSPVSGNLSSGASSPKNKNKHKGKSTIVDKLKSKIKSKLKGKNSPSSGGSSSKSGGSPSGSSSPGQENSSSGASSPKDSGKPKSKSTILDKVKSKIKSKLKGKSGSSDGGSSPMSGGSPNSGSSPGHGNSSSGENSPKNGGKIKGKSTILDKVKSKIKSKLKGKSGSYDGGSSPMSESSPSGRSSASSESSPSGGNTPKNESKHKGKNTILDKLKSKIKSKLKDKSGSSGGGSSPSGGNSPGSGNSPSSASSPKDVSKHKGKKNIIDKVKSKIKGKIKGKNSSSGGGNSQMSEGSPSGGNSSSGASSPKNAGKHKDKSTIVDKIKSKIKSKLKGKSGPSSGGSSPMSGGSPSGGSSPGQENSSSVANSPKNGAKPKGKSTILDKVKSKIKSKLKGKSGSSDGVSSPMSGGSPSGGSAPGHGNSSSGESSPKNGGKTKGKSTILDKVKSKIKSKLKGKSSSSDGGGSPMSGGSPSGGSAPGHGNSSSGESSPKNGRKPKGKSTILDKVKSKIKSKLKGKNGSSDGKSSPSGESSASSGSSPSGGSTPKNESKHKGKSTILDKVKSKIKSKLKNKSGSSGGGSSPSDENSHGSGNSSSSASSTKDVSKHKGKKSIIDKVKSKIKSKLKGKNNSSGGGSSQISETSPSGGSSPVSRNSSSGASSPKNKGKDKVKRTIVDKIKSKIKSKLKGNSSPSSGGSSSMSGGSPSGGSSPGQENSSSSASSPNDGGKPKSKNTILDKVKSKIKSKLKAKSGSSDGGSSPMSGGSSSSGTSPGHGNSSSGESSPKNGGKTKGKSTILDKVKSKIKSKLKGKSGSSDGGSSAMSESSPSGGSSASSGSSPGGGSIPKNKSKHKGKSTILDKLKSKIKSKLKDKSGSSGGRSSPSSGNSPGSGNSSSSARSPKDASKHKVKKSIIDKVKSKIKGKLKGKNSSSGGGNSQMSEGSPSGENSPVSGNSSSGASSPKNAGKHKGKSTIVDKLKSKIKSKLKRKSGQSSGGSSPMSGGSPSGGSSPGQENSSSGANSPKDGGKPKGKSTILDKFKSKIKSKLKGKSGSSDGGSSPMSGGSPSGGSAPGHGNSSSGESSPKNGGKTKGKSTILDKVKSKIKSKLKGKSSSSDGGGSPMSGGSPSGGSAPGHGNSSSGESSPKNGGKPKGKSTILDKVKSKIKSKLKGKNGSSDGESSPSGESSASSGSSPSGGSTPKNESKHMGKSTILDKVKSKIKSKLKDKSGSSGGGSSPSDENSPGSGNSSSSASSTKDVSKHKGKKSIIDKVKSKIKSKLKGKNSSSGGGSSQISETSPSGGSSPVSENSSSGASSPKNKGKDKGKSTIVDKIKSKIKSKLKGNSSPSSGGSSPMSGGSPSDGSSPSGGSSPGQENSSSGASSPKDGGKPKSKNTILDKVKSKIKSKLKAKSGSSDGGSSPMSGGSPSGGSSPGHENSSSGENSPKDRVKPKGKSTILNKLKSKIKNKLKDKSGSSDGKSSPSGSSSAGYENSSSGINSPKDGGKHKGKNKILDKSISGSSKNKSSSKNKRKSDGKAHDVSSDGEGLPISGGSPKGESSPSSNNVSSSTSSPKDINKNMDKESPKDKSKSKTKSKFSGNSGSSIDGGSSNEDKSSGKAYDDSSNKGNSPMSGGSPDGGNSSVGESSRKDKDKDMGERKFKEKIKSKIKNKFQDKNGSSFDGESSPMSTNSPSRDNSFSGGTSPRSKGKFTVKKKFRHERKSKIEKQFESQNGSSMSRSSSKNESRSYGESSMRSFSD; encoded by the exons ATGCATGTGTACCTTGCACGTTATAGACTACACAACTCCTTCATAAAATCCCCCTCCCTTCCCATCACCAAACAGCAACCATCCAATCAGAAACACATGAGGGAAGAAGAACATCAAAACGAATTAGTTCAAACTCCATCACAGAGAGCGGAAAATTGCTTCCGTTGCAATGTGTTCGCGTTTCTCACCCCACTCTTGGAGGTTATCAAGGTGGTTGCTGCTCCCGTTGCCTCCGTGATCTTTATAGGCTTCGCCGGGATAATACTCGCCGGTTTAGCCGTGGCATTAGCCGTATCCGCACCGCTTCTCATCATATTCAGTCCGGTTCTGGTACCTGCTGCCACTATAGCCACTACTCTCGGCACAGGTGTCGCCTTCGCagtgacgtccgtggctctcatTATATGGCTCACCAA GCATAGGATGGGAGTAAAGCCCGAGCATAATCCACCTCCACGAGGAGCTCCACCGACCAGATCTAGTTCATCAAGGACCGGATCTAGTTCATCAAGAAGTAAAGGTAAACACTTGGTTAAagatatattgaaaaaaataattaaatctaaaattAAAAGCATATTGAAAGGGAAAAACAGTTCATCAGTAAAAGAAGATTCGTCTATGAATAGAATTAAATCAACTGAAAAATCACATGGCAATTCATCCGATGGTCAAAAATCGCCAGTAAATAAAATTTCACCTAATCGTGAAAATTCATGTACATGTGAAAGTTTACCGAAAAATGAAAGTAAACATGCGGGTAAAAATCCACCAATGAGTGAAAGTTCATCAAGCGCTGGAAGTTCATCTAGAGGTGGAAATTCACCTGGCGAAAAAAAAACACCCAAAAATGAAAGTAAACACAAGGGTAAAAATACTAAAGtaaaatctaaaactaaaagtaaactaaaaaataaaattggttCATCTGGTGGTGAAAGTTCACCAAGCGGGGAAATTTCACCTGGTAGTGGAAATTCATCGAGCAATACAAGTTCACCTAAAGACGTAAGTAAACACaatggtaaaaaaaatatcatagatAAAGTTAAATCAAAGATTAAAAGTAAACTAAATGGTAAGAATAGTTCATCCGGTGGCGGAGGCTCACAAAGGAGCGAAGGTTCACCAAGCGGTATAAATACACCAGTTAGTGGAAATTCATCGAACAGTGCAAATTCACCCAAAAATACAGGAAAACATAAGAATAAAAGCACTATTGTAGATAAACTTAAATCCAAGATTAAAAGTAAATTGAAAGGAAAGAGTGGTCCACCTAGTGGTGGAAGCTCATCAATGAGTCGAGGTTCACCAAGCGGTGGCAGTTTACCTGGCCAAGAAAATTTATCTAGCGGTGGAAGTTCACCCAAGGATGGAGGTAAAAAAAGTATTATAGATAAAGTTAAATCAAAGATTAAAAGTAAACTAAAAGGTAAGAATAGTTCATCCGGTGGCGGAAGCTCACAAATGAGTGAAAGTTCACCAAGCGGTGAAAGTTCACCTGTCAGTGGAAATTTATCGAGCGGTGCGAGTTcacccaaaaataaaaataaacacaagGGTAAAAGCACTATTGTAGATAAACTTAAGTCCAAGATTAAAAGTAAATTGAAAGGAAAGAATAGTCCATCTAGTGGTGGAAGCTCATCGAAGAGTGGAGGTTCACCAAGCGGTAGCAGTTCACCTGGCCAAGAAAATTCTTCTAGCGGTGCAAGTTCACCCAAGGATTCAGGTAAACCCAAGAGTAAAAGCACTATTTTAGATAAAGTTAAATCAAAGATTAAAAGTAAATTGAAAGGTAAGAGCGGTTCATCCGATGGTGGAAGCTCACCGATGAGTGGAGGTTCACCTAACAGTGGTAGTTCACCTGGCCATGGAAATTCATCTAGCGGTGAAAATTCGCCCAAGAATGGAGGTAAAATCAAGGGTAAAAGCACTATCTTAGATAAAGTAAAATCAAAgattaaaagtaaattaaaaggTAAGAGCGGTTCATACGATGGTGGAAGCTCACCAATGAGTGAAAGTTCGCCAAGCGGTAGAAGTTCAGCTAGCAGTGAAAGTTCACCTAGCGGTGGAAATACACCTAAAAATGAAAGTAAACACAAGGGTAAAAATACTATTCTTGATAAATTAAAATCCAAGATTAAAAGTAAACTAAAAGATAAGAGTGGTTCATCTGGTGGTGGAAGTTCACCAAGCGGCGGAAATTCACCTGGTAGTGGAAATTCACCGAGCAGTGCAAGTTCACCTAAGGATGTAAGTAAACACAAgggtaaaaaaaatatcatagaCAAGGTTAAATCAAAGATTAAAGGTAAAATAAAAGGTAAGAATAGTTCATCCGGTGGTGGAAACTCACAAATGAGTGAAGGTTCACCAAGCGGTGGAAATTCATCAAGCGGTGCAAGTTCACCCAAAAATGCAGGAAAACACAAGGATAAAAGCACTATTGTAGATAAAATTAAATCCAAGATTAAAAGTAAATTGAAAGGAAAGAGTGGTCCATCTAGTGGTGGAAGCTCACCAATGAGTGGAGGTTCACCAAGCGGTGGTAGTTCACCTGGCCAAGAAAATTCATCTAGCGTTGCAAATTCACCCAAGAATGGAGCTAAACCCAAGGGTAAAAGCACTATCTTAGATAAAGTTAAATCAAAGATTAAAAGTAAATTGAAAGGTAAGAGCGGTTCATCCGATGGTGTAAGCTCACCGATGAGTGGAGGTTCACCTAGCGGTGGTAGTGCACCTGGCCATGGAAATTCATCTAGCGGTGAAAGTTCACCCAAGAATGGAGGTAAAACCAAGGGTAAAAGTACTATCTTAGATAAAGTTAAATCAAAGATTAAAAGTAAATTGAAAGGTAAGAGCAGTTCATCCGATGGTGGAGGTTCACCGATGAGTGGAGGTTCACCTAGCGGTGGCAGTGCACCTGGCCATGGAAATTCATCTAGCGGTGAAAGTTCACCCAAGAATGGACGTAAACCTAAGGGTAAAAGCACTATCTTAGATAAAGTTAAGTCAAAGATTAAAAGTAAATTGAAAGGTAAAAACGGTTCATCTGATGGTAAAAGTTCACCAAGCGGTGAAAGTTCAGCTAGCAGTGGAAGTTCACCTAGCGGTGGAAGTACACCCAAAAATGAAAGTAAACACAAGGGTAAAAGCACTATTCTTGATaaagtaaaatctaaaattaaaagtaaactaAAAAATAAGAGTGGTTCATCTGGTGGTGGAAGTTCACCAAGCGATGAAAATTCACATGGTAGTGGAAATTCATCAAGCAGTGCAAGTTCAACTAAGGACGTAAGTAAACACAAGGGTAAGAAAAGTATCATAGATAAAGTTAAATCAAAGATTAAAAGTAAACTAAAAGGTAAGAATAATTCATCCGGTGGCGGAAGCTCACAAATAAGTGAAACTTCACCAAGCGGTGGAAGTTCACCTGTCAGTAGAAATTCATCGAGCGGTGCGAGTTCACCCAAAAATAAAGGTAAAGACAAGGTTAAAAGAACTATTGTAGATAAAATTAAATCCAAGATTAAAAGTAAATTGAAAGGAAATAGTAGTCCATCTAGTGGTGGAAGCTCATCGATGAGTGGAGGTTCACCTAGCGGTGGCAGTTCACCTGGCCAAGAAAATTCATCTAGCAGTGCAAGTTCACCCAATGATGGAGGTAAACCGAAGAGTAAAAACACTATTTTAGATAAAGTTAAATCAAAGATTAAAAGTAAATTGAAAGCTAAGAGTGGTTCATCCGATGGTGGAAGCTCACCGATGAGTGGAGGTTCATCTAGCAGTGGCACTTCACCTGGCCATGGAAATTCATCTAGCGGTGAAAGTTCGCCCAAGAATGGAGGTAAAACCAAGGGTAAAAGCACTATCTTAGATAAAGTTAAATCAAAGATTAAAAGTAAATTGAAAGGTAAGAGCGGTTCATCCGATGGTGGAAGCTCAGCAATGAGTGAAAGTTCACCAAGCGGTGGAAGTTCAGCTAGCAGTGGAAGTTCACCTGGCGGTGGAAGTATAcccaaaaataaaagtaaacacaAGGGTAAAAGCACTATTCTTGATAAACTAAAATCCAAGATTAAAAGTAAACTAAAAGATAAGAGTGGTTCATCTGGTGGTAGAAGTTCACCAAGCAGTGGAAATTCACCTGGTAGTGGAAATTCATCGAGCAGTGCAAGGTCACCTAAGGACGCAAGTAAACACAAGGTTAAAAAAAGTATCATAGATAAGGTTAAATCAAAGATTAAAGGTAAACTAAAAGGTAAGAATAGTTCATCCGGTGGCGGAAACTCACAAATGAGTGAAGGATCACCAAGCGGTGAAAATTCACCTGTTAGTGGAAATTCATCAAGCGGTGCAAGTTCACCTAAAAATGCAGGAAAACACAAGGGTAAAAGCACTATTGTAGACAAACTTAAATCCAAGATTAAAAGTAAATTGAAACGAAAGAGTGGTCAATCTAGTGGTGGGAGCTCACCAATGAGTGGAGGTTCACCAAGCGGTGGTAGTTCACCTGGCCAAGAAAATTCATCTAGCGGTGCAAATTCACCCAAGGATGGAGGTAAACCTAAGGGTAAAAGCACTATCTTAGATAAATTTAAATCAAAGATTAAAAGTAAATTGAAAGGTAAGAGCGGTTCATCCGATGGTGGAAGCTCACCGATGAGTGGAGGTTCACCTAGCGGTGGTAGTGCACCTGGCCATGGAAATTCATCTAGCGGTGAAAGTTCACCCAAGAATGGAGGTAAAACCAAGGGTAAAAGCACTATCTTAGATAAAGTTAAATCAAAGATTAAAAGTAAATTGAAAGGTAAGAGCAGTTCATCTGATGGTGGAGGTTCACCGATGAGTGGAGGTTCACCTAGCGGTGGCAGTGCACCTGGCCATGGAAATTCATCTAGCGGTGAAAGTTCACCCAAGAATGGAGGTAAACCTAAGGGTAAAAGCACTATCTTAGATAAAGTTAAGTCAAAGATTAAAAGTAAATTGAAAGGTAAAAACGGTTCATCTGATGGTGAAAGTTCACCAAGCGGTGAAAGTTCAGCTAGCAGTGGAAGTTCACCTAGCGGTGGAAGTACACCCAAAAATGAAAGTAAACACATGGGTAAAAGCACTATTCTTGATAAAGtaaaatccaaaattaaaagtaaactaAAAGATAAGAGTGGTTCATCTGGTGGTGGAAGTTCACCAAGCGATGAAAATTCACCTGGTAGTGGAAATTCATCGAGCAGTGCAAGTTCAACTAAGGACGTAAGTAAACACAAGGGTAAGAAAAGTATCATAGATAAAGTTAAATCAAAGATTAAAAGTAAACTAAAAGGTAAGAATAGTTCATCCGGTGGCGGAAGCTCACAAATAAGTGAAACTTCACCAAGCGGTGGAAGTTCACCTGTCAGTGAAAATTCATCGAGCGGTGCGAGTTCACCCAAAAATAAAGGTAAAGACAAGGGTAAAAGCACTATTGTAGATAAAATTAAATCCAAGATTAAAAGTAAATTGAAAGGAAATAGTAGTCCATCTAGTGGTGGAAGCTCACCGATGAGTGGAGGTTCACCTAGCGATGGCAGTTCACCTAGCGGTGGCAGTTCACCTGGCCAAGAAAATTCATCTAGCGGTGCAAGTTCACCCAAGGATGGAGGTAAACCCAAGAGTAAAAACACTATCTTAGATAAAGTTAAATCAAAGATTAAAAGTAAATTGAAAGCTAAGAGCGGTTCATCCGATGGTGGAAGCTCACCGATGAGTGGAGGTTCACCTAGCGGGGGCAGTTCACCTGGCCATGAAAATTCATCTAGCGGTGAAAATTCACCCAAAGATAGAGTTAAACCTAAGGGTAAAAGCACTATCTTAAATAAACTTAAATCtaagattaaaaataaattgaaagaTAAGAGCGGTTCATCCGATGGTAAAAGTTCACCAAGCGGTAGTAGTTCAGCTGGCTATGAAAATTCTTCTAGCGGTATAAATTCACCCAAGGATGGAGGTAAACACAAAGGTAAAAACAAAATCCTCGATAAATCTATAAGTGGTTCATCAAAGAATAAAAGTTcatccaaaaataaaagaaaatcagATGGAAAAGCACATGATGTTTCATCAGATGGTGAAGGCTTACCTATAAGTGGCGGTTCACCAAAAGGTGAAAGTTCACCTAGCAGTAACAATGTATCTAGCAGTACAAGTTCTCCTaaagatataaataaaaacatggaTAAGGAAAGCCCCAAAGATAAAAGCAAATCTAAAACTAAAAGTAAGTTCAGTGGTAATAGTGGTTCATCAATTGATGGAGGTTCATCCAATGAAGATAAATCAAGTGGAAAAGCATATGATGATTCATCTAATAAAGGAAATTCACCAATGAGTGGAGGTTCTCCAGATGGTGGAAATTCATCGGTCGGTGAAAGTTCACGCAAAGATAAAGATAAAGATATGGGTGAAAgaaaattcaaagaaaaaattaaatccaagattaaaaataaatttcaagaTAAAAATGGAAGTTCATTTGATGGTGAAAGTTCACCGATGAGTACGAATTCACCAAGCAGAGACAATTCATTTAGTGGTGGAACTTCACCTAGAAGTAAAGGTAAATTCacggttaaaaaaaaattcagacaCGAAAGAAAATCTAAGATTGAAAAACAGTTTGAAAGTCAAAATGGTTCATCAATGAGTAGAAGCTCATCCAAAAATGAAAGCAGATCATATGGAGAATCATCTATGCGTTCATTCAGTGATTGA